The Chryseobacterium geocarposphaerae genome window below encodes:
- a CDS encoding cupin-like domain-containing protein, producing MRLSPVRKIENISSGDFLKTYLKPAKPVILKDFVDPESPAFKKWDYDYFKEIAGDHKVNIYGSEIESLDRVASKPVGQSTFSEYLDLITSSPTEHRLFLFNLLSIKPELKNDIQYNDVTKGKILKWLPFMFFGGEGSVTRNHIDIDMSHVFITQFQGIKKIWLFPWEQSDLLYKLPYNFHSITNIKEPDYQEFPGLKYIDGYEAVINPGETLYIPSGWWHYIQYETEGYSVSIRALPSSWLEKWRGFKNLVLIRHFDNAMRNLFKEKWFDFKVRKAIRKANRAIKKQKNFQI from the coding sequence ATGCGATTATCACCAGTACGAAAAATTGAAAATATATCCTCCGGAGACTTTCTCAAAACTTACTTGAAACCTGCAAAACCTGTGATTTTAAAAGATTTTGTCGACCCTGAAAGTCCGGCCTTCAAAAAATGGGACTATGATTATTTTAAGGAAATTGCAGGTGATCATAAAGTCAATATTTACGGAAGTGAAATCGAATCGTTGGACAGAGTGGCCAGTAAGCCGGTCGGTCAAAGCACTTTTTCTGAATATCTCGATTTAATTACCTCCTCTCCCACTGAACACCGTCTTTTTCTCTTTAATTTATTAAGCATTAAACCTGAACTTAAAAATGATATTCAATACAATGATGTTACAAAAGGAAAAATTCTGAAATGGCTTCCTTTTATGTTTTTTGGAGGTGAAGGCTCCGTTACCCGGAATCATATTGATATTGACATGTCGCATGTTTTCATTACCCAGTTTCAAGGCATCAAAAAGATCTGGCTATTCCCTTGGGAACAATCGGATCTCCTTTATAAGCTTCCTTACAATTTTCACTCGATTACCAATATCAAAGAACCGGATTACCAGGAATTCCCCGGTTTGAAATATATAGATGGGTATGAAGCAGTCATCAATCCCGGAGAAACCCTTTATATTCCTTCCGGATGGTGGCATTATATCCAATATGAAACGGAAGGATATTCTGTTTCCATCAGAGCTTTACCTTCAAGCTGGCTGGAAAAATGGAGAGGCTTTAAAAATCTCGTTCTGATAAGACATTTTGATAATGCCATGCGAAATCTGTTTAAAGAAAAATGGTTCGATTTCAAAGTAAGAAAAGCTATCAGAAAAGCCAACAGAGCAATTAAAAAGCAAAAGAACTTCCAGATCTAA
- the kbl gene encoding glycine C-acetyltransferase, producing MISKKYLENLQNELQNIDNDGLYKRERIITSQQSAEIEANGKKLLNFCANNYLGLSNNPEVMKASQDMIQSHGYGMSSVRFICGTQDIHKQLEQKIADFLGLEDTILYAACFDANGGVFEPLFTEEDAIISDELNHASIIDGVRLCKAARYRYKNNNMEDLEAQLIAASEKNHRFKIIVTDGVFSMDGIVADLKGVCDLADKYDALVMVDDSHATGFIGKTGRGTHEANDVMGRVDIITSTLGKALGGALGGFTSGKKEIIDMLRQRSRPYLFSNSLAPGIVGAALKVLDMISEDTSLRDKVMENAEYFRAEMKSKGFDIPDGDAAIVPVMLYDAPLAQKMAEKLMDEGIYVIGFFYPVVPKGKARIRVQLSAAHTREHLDKAIAAFEKVGKELGVIS from the coding sequence ATGATCTCTAAAAAGTATCTTGAAAACTTACAGAACGAACTACAGAATATTGATAACGACGGGCTTTACAAAAGAGAAAGAATCATTACCTCTCAGCAGAGTGCAGAAATAGAAGCGAACGGAAAAAAGCTGCTGAACTTCTGTGCGAACAATTATTTGGGATTATCAAACAACCCGGAAGTGATGAAGGCTTCTCAGGATATGATTCAATCTCACGGTTACGGTATGTCTTCGGTACGTTTTATCTGCGGAACTCAGGATATTCACAAGCAGTTGGAACAAAAGATCGCTGACTTCTTAGGATTGGAAGATACGATCCTTTATGCAGCTTGTTTTGATGCAAACGGAGGTGTTTTCGAGCCGCTATTCACAGAAGAGGATGCAATTATCTCTGACGAGTTGAACCATGCATCCATTATTGACGGTGTTCGTTTGTGTAAAGCGGCAAGATACCGTTACAAAAACAATAATATGGAGGATCTTGAAGCTCAGCTGATTGCGGCTTCAGAAAAAAATCACCGTTTTAAAATTATTGTGACAGACGGGGTTTTCTCAATGGACGGAATTGTTGCAGACCTGAAAGGAGTTTGCGACTTAGCTGATAAATACGATGCTTTGGTAATGGTGGATGATTCTCATGCAACCGGTTTCATCGGGAAAACAGGTCGTGGAACTCACGAAGCGAACGATGTGATGGGTAGAGTAGATATTATTACTTCTACGTTAGGAAAAGCTCTTGGTGGTGCTTTAGGAGGATTTACTTCCGGTAAAAAAGAGATTATCGATATGCTGAGACAACGTTCAAGACCGTATTTATTTTCAAACTCTTTGGCCCCGGGAATCGTGGGTGCCGCTTTGAAAGTATTGGATATGATCTCTGAAGATACTTCTCTTCGTGATAAAGTAATGGAAAATGCAGAATATTTCAGAGCAGAAATGAAGTCGAAAGGTTTCGATATTCCGGATGGAGATGCTGCCATCGTTCCGGTAATGCTTTATGATGCACCTTTAGCTCAAAAAATGGCTGAAAAACTGATGGATGAAGGAATTTACGTTATCGGATTCTTCTATCCGGTTGTACCGAAAGGAAAAGCAAGAATCAGAGTTCAGCTTTCTGCCGCTCATACCAGAGAACATTTGGATAAAGCAATTGCTGCTTTTGAGAAGGTAGGAAAGGAATTAGGAGTGATTTCTTAA
- a CDS encoding toxin-antitoxin system YwqK family antitoxin: MKKIFIAVVLSLFTLSCQTKMNQYIKVSKNAQKRHGKWKEEYSTNEGTLVAVGKYKKGEKVGVWKTYFDDKLYQKESIRKDITKIKRYFPTGAIMEKGQTKLEISQHERHWFYSGDWKYYDNKGNLLYTKKYYKGSKTDSIPARKKL, translated from the coding sequence ATGAAAAAAATATTTATTGCTGTAGTATTGTCACTATTTACACTTTCCTGTCAAACGAAGATGAACCAATATATAAAAGTGAGCAAAAACGCTCAGAAAAGGCATGGCAAATGGAAAGAAGAATATTCTACCAATGAAGGAACTCTTGTTGCTGTCGGTAAATATAAGAAAGGTGAAAAGGTAGGAGTCTGGAAAACATATTTTGATGATAAGCTTTATCAAAAGGAAAGCATCCGAAAAGATATTACGAAAATAAAGAGATACTTCCCAACCGGAGCCATCATGGAGAAAGGGCAGACCAAACTTGAAATTTCTCAACATGAACGCCATTGGTTTTATTCCGGAGACTGGAAATATTATGACAATAAAGGAAACCTTTTATATACCAAGAAATATTATAAGGGCAGTAAAACTGATAGTATTCCTGCAAGAAAAAAACTGTAA
- a CDS encoding CopD family protein → MLYTIIKALHIIFMVSYFAGIFYLVRIFVYYKDTDAFAEDKKKILREQYTFMARRLWNIITVPAGVIMAVCGLVMIFLNTGLMKMPWFHLKLTFLIGLAIYHYWCWKKVLKLKELNGNTLETANIKLRQANEIATFILFLVVFTVILKSMVIEYWWQLITGFFVLVFLIMMTVKLVNKSKK, encoded by the coding sequence ATGTTGTATACCATCATCAAAGCACTTCATATTATCTTCATGGTAAGTTATTTTGCGGGAATTTTTTATCTCGTGAGAATTTTCGTTTACTATAAAGATACCGATGCGTTTGCCGAAGATAAAAAGAAGATTTTAAGAGAACAATATACCTTCATGGCACGCAGGCTTTGGAATATCATTACGGTTCCGGCAGGAGTGATTATGGCGGTTTGCGGACTGGTGATGATCTTCTTAAATACCGGATTAATGAAAATGCCTTGGTTCCATTTAAAGCTTACTTTCCTGATCGGTTTGGCTATTTATCATTACTGGTGCTGGAAAAAAGTTTTAAAGCTTAAGGAACTTAACGGAAATACTTTGGAAACAGCGAATATCAAATTACGACAAGCTAACGAAATCGCAACCTTTATTTTATTTCTGGTGGTTTTCACTGTGATCTTAAAATCAATGGTCATTGAATATTGGTGGCAATTAATTACAGGATTTTTCGTTCTGGTATTCCTGATCATGATGACGGTAAAACTGGTTAATAAAAGTAAAAAATAA
- a CDS encoding ABC transporter permease subunit, giving the protein MIAIFKKELWSYFGNWSAWIIIAAFSLVATLFLFFFENDSNIFDIGLASLQSYFVLVPWLLMFIIPALSMKTFAEEQQTGTLNWLFSQPLKVSDLVLGKFLSVWVVGILCLIPSLIYLYTVYVLGVPEGNIDLGMTFGSYFGMVILIAAFSGVGILASSLSQNQIMAYLLGVFMCFIMYFGIEQLASYKLLGGADFILQNIGFYQHFLGFTRGLIDFKDVAYFVLIIGITLVLSNHFINKKK; this is encoded by the coding sequence ATGATTGCAATTTTTAAAAAAGAACTTTGGAGCTATTTTGGGAATTGGAGCGCATGGATTATCATTGCGGCTTTCAGTTTGGTAGCAACATTGTTTTTGTTTTTTTTCGAGAATGATTCCAACATTTTTGATATCGGATTGGCTTCTTTACAAAGTTATTTCGTTTTGGTACCTTGGTTACTAATGTTCATTATTCCGGCATTATCCATGAAAACCTTTGCGGAAGAACAGCAGACAGGAACCTTAAACTGGCTGTTTTCTCAGCCTTTGAAAGTTTCGGATCTGGTTCTTGGAAAATTTTTATCAGTTTGGGTAGTTGGGATTTTATGCCTTATTCCATCACTCATTTACCTTTATACAGTCTATGTTTTAGGAGTTCCGGAAGGAAATATCGATTTAGGAATGACGTTCGGAAGCTATTTCGGAATGGTTATTCTGATCGCTGCTTTTTCAGGAGTCGGAATTTTGGCTTCTTCTCTTTCTCAAAATCAGATCATGGCTTATTTGTTGGGTGTTTTCATGTGTTTTATCATGTACTTTGGAATCGAACAATTAGCAAGTTATAAATTATTGGGTGGAGCAGATTTTATACTGCAAAATATCGGCTTTTATCAGCATTTCTTAGGCTTTACAAGAGGTCTTATTGATTTTAAAGATGTCGCTTATTTTGTTTTAATTATCGGAATTACCTTAGTTTTGTCCAACCATTTTATCAATAAAAAGAAGTAG
- the gldG gene encoding gliding motility-associated ABC transporter substrate-binding protein GldG, whose translation MKKIPFKSPFGILLFVILPLVVILAISGIRLDLTKEKRYTLSDNTIKVLESINKPVMVDVYLEGDFPASFKQLQSETKFMLEEFRKINPKIDFKFIDPIKSKISQDTLMAMGMQPSVLPDVKDGKVSQIYLFPYAVVKYKGRGVSIPLVVQQNGIDADQQLTKSIENLEYNLVSNIKNIAVDKRKKIGILVNQDELSPEEFQGFMHLATENYDAGPIIPKNQTELTLADVPILKQMNALVIAKPRKAFTDGEKVILDQYIMNGGKTLWMIDAVNAEMDTLTRSKKVMPFPVDINMTDFFFNYGIRINPALVKDVKKFALLRLVTGEVGGNPQYTSLPWPYFPLGIAEKNDPITKNINPVKFEFPTSIDTLGGRKNIKTKVLFESSERTLLKQVPNYVDLKEIASVDSLGQMEKPSTPKIYAVALEGKFNSAYASRIERKSYPGFKGTSPENKMIVIADGDVGRNKVIKGQPLPLGVDMLTNEQFGNEQFLRNALDYLLDDSNLMELRNRNIEERLLDRQRITEEKNNWQWFNLLLPLVIIGALGGLFFWLRKKKFG comes from the coding sequence ATGAAGAAGATACCATTCAAATCACCATTCGGAATTTTACTGTTTGTTATTTTGCCGTTGGTTGTTATTCTTGCTATTTCAGGAATCAGATTAGACTTAACAAAAGAAAAAAGATATACGCTTTCCGATAATACGATCAAGGTGTTGGAATCGATCAACAAACCGGTAATGGTAGATGTCTATCTGGAAGGAGATTTCCCTGCAAGTTTCAAACAATTGCAGAGCGAAACGAAATTCATGCTGGAGGAATTCAGAAAAATAAATCCGAAAATCGATTTCAAATTTATTGATCCGATTAAAAGTAAAATTTCTCAGGATACTTTGATGGCCATGGGAATGCAGCCTTCTGTACTTCCTGATGTGAAAGACGGAAAAGTGTCCCAGATTTACTTATTTCCTTATGCGGTTGTGAAATACAAAGGAAGAGGAGTTTCCATTCCATTGGTTGTTCAGCAGAACGGGATTGATGCAGATCAGCAACTGACGAAATCAATTGAGAATTTAGAATACAATCTGGTTTCAAACATCAAAAACATTGCGGTTGACAAAAGAAAGAAGATCGGGATTTTAGTCAATCAGGATGAATTGAGTCCGGAAGAATTCCAGGGATTTATGCACTTGGCAACGGAAAATTACGATGCAGGTCCGATTATTCCTAAAAACCAGACTGAATTGACATTGGCGGATGTTCCGATATTGAAACAGATGAATGCTTTGGTGATTGCAAAACCAAGAAAAGCCTTTACAGACGGTGAAAAAGTAATTCTTGACCAGTACATCATGAACGGCGGAAAAACGTTGTGGATGATCGATGCCGTAAACGCTGAAATGGATACGTTGACAAGGTCTAAAAAAGTAATGCCTTTCCCGGTAGACATCAATATGACTGACTTTTTCTTCAACTACGGAATCAGAATCAATCCGGCGTTGGTAAAAGATGTGAAGAAATTTGCGTTGTTGAGACTGGTAACGGGAGAAGTAGGAGGAAATCCTCAGTATACAAGTCTTCCATGGCCGTATTTCCCGTTAGGAATTGCTGAAAAGAATGATCCGATCACCAAAAATATCAACCCGGTAAAATTTGAATTCCCTACATCGATCGATACTTTGGGCGGAAGAAAAAATATCAAAACAAAAGTTCTTTTTGAATCGAGTGAAAGAACCTTATTGAAACAGGTTCCGAATTATGTAGACCTGAAAGAGATTGCAAGTGTAGACAGTCTCGGACAAATGGAAAAACCAAGTACTCCGAAAATCTACGCAGTGGCTCTGGAAGGGAAATTTAATTCTGCATACGCTTCAAGAATTGAGAGAAAATCTTACCCCGGCTTTAAAGGAACAAGCCCGGAAAACAAAATGATCGTGATTGCAGACGGAGATGTGGGAAGAAATAAGGTGATCAAAGGGCAGCCTTTACCTTTAGGTGTAGATATGCTGACCAACGAACAGTTCGGAAACGAACAGTTCTTAAGAAATGCTCTCGACTATCTTTTGGATGACAGCAATCTGATGGAATTAAGAAACAGAAACATCGAAGAACGTCTTCTGGACCGACAGAGAATTACAGAAGAGAAAAACAACTGGCAATGGTTCAATTTGCTGCTTCCTTTGGTTATTATTGGTGCTTTAGGAGGATTATTCTTCTGGTTGAGGAAGAAGAAGTTTGGATAG
- a CDS encoding Swt1 family HEPN domain-containing protein: protein MNNDILEKIQFFCLSNSIAEHQLDIIENNLDIDLQRKSKEEIKRRDYYYQFDSEFRIEARKMAEHYEVFYCLEKSIRRLIMELMKEKYGENWWDNVKEDIRRNVEQNIKREEDSGFTTRSEEKIDYTTFGELSQIVTGNWEAFEGLFKKGQRAFQRITTNLNQLRGPIAHCCPLAEDEIVRLELTVKDWFRLME, encoded by the coding sequence ATGAATAATGATATACTTGAAAAAATTCAATTTTTTTGTTTATCAAATTCTATTGCAGAACATCAATTAGATATTATTGAAAATAATTTAGATATTGATTTACAAAGAAAGTCTAAGGAAGAAATAAAAAGAAGAGACTATTACTATCAATTTGATTCTGAGTTTAGAATTGAGGCACGAAAAATGGCCGAACATTATGAAGTATTTTATTGTTTAGAAAAATCAATTAGACGCTTAATAATGGAACTTATGAAAGAGAAGTACGGTGAAAATTGGTGGGATAATGTTAAAGAGGACATTAGAAGAAACGTTGAACAAAACATAAAAAGAGAAGAAGATTCAGGTTTTACAACTCGTTCAGAAGAAAAAATTGATTATACAACTTTTGGTGAATTGAGCCAAATTGTAACTGGGAATTGGGAAGCTTTTGAAGGTCTTTTCAAAAAAGGACAAAGAGCTTTCCAGAGGATTACAACAAATTTAAATCAGCTAAGAGGACCTATTGCTCATTGTTGCCCTTTAGCAGAAGATGAGATTGTCAGATTAGAATTAACCGTTAAAGACTGGTTCAGACTTATGGAATAA
- a CDS encoding DUF5343 domain-containing protein encodes MGINLAYMSSPGTLPKILNKICEAVVPDNFNGDFLGTKLGFKGGNQKSFISWAKKCGFLNSDGTPTQLYKNFRNPSSRSESMAQALRKGYSDAFERNEYANELDKKNFTKLISEITGAPHDNSTVKFIVSSFFLAKEYADFEKESTVNDDIIPSSENNLPMILNNSKQNNSEEHKIKKVNLGLSYTINLVLPKTEDPAIYNAIFKSLKENLLNE; translated from the coding sequence ATGGGAATAAATTTAGCTTACATGTCCTCACCAGGTACTTTGCCTAAAATATTAAACAAAATTTGTGAAGCAGTAGTACCAGATAATTTCAATGGTGATTTTCTTGGAACAAAATTAGGATTTAAAGGAGGTAATCAAAAAAGTTTTATCTCTTGGGCAAAAAAATGTGGTTTTCTTAATAGTGATGGAACTCCAACACAATTATATAAAAATTTTAGAAATCCATCATCTAGAAGTGAGTCTATGGCGCAAGCATTAAGGAAAGGATATTCAGATGCTTTTGAAAGGAATGAATATGCAAATGAACTCGATAAAAAAAATTTCACAAAGCTTATTTCTGAAATTACTGGCGCTCCTCATGATAATTCTACAGTAAAGTTTATTGTAAGTTCTTTTTTCTTAGCTAAAGAATATGCAGATTTTGAAAAAGAATCAACAGTTAATGATGATATAATACCATCTTCGGAAAATAATTTACCAATGATCTTAAACAATTCAAAACAAAATAATTCCGAAGAACATAAAATTAAAAAAGTTAATTTAGGATTAAGTTATACAATAAATTTAGTACTTCCAAAAACCGAAGACCCCGCTATTTATAACGCTATATTTAAATCACTTAAAGAAAATTTATTAAATGAATAA
- a CDS encoding helix-turn-helix domain-containing protein, translating to MKNTFRFNSLSDFHSFCNLPNPEHPLISLIDYSKVRYPVDDTELKWIQNFYSIGLKRNVNAKFNYGQQEYDFDSGVLCFVSPLQFLSLEMKPGVEVEPTGYLLLIHPDFLWGTSLAKKIKSYEFFSYQINEALFLSDKEEKIIVDLFKNIEKEYQTNIDKFTQELIVAQLELFLIYAERFYERQFFTRKKSSHELLERFEEVLSRYFENGNLIENGIPSVKAIAEQMNISPNYLGSLLRIHTQQNTQQHIQNKIIDTAKERLSTTNLSVSEIAYELGFEHPQSFSKLFKQKTNQSPGEFRRLFN from the coding sequence ATGAAAAATACGTTTCGTTTTAATTCGCTTTCAGATTTTCATAGCTTCTGTAATCTTCCGAATCCTGAACATCCGCTGATCAGCTTAATAGATTACAGCAAAGTCCGTTATCCTGTGGATGATACGGAACTGAAATGGATTCAGAATTTCTATTCGATCGGCCTGAAAAGAAATGTAAATGCTAAGTTCAATTACGGGCAGCAGGAATATGATTTTGATTCCGGCGTATTGTGTTTTGTTTCTCCGCTCCAGTTTCTGAGCCTTGAAATGAAACCCGGTGTGGAAGTGGAACCCACCGGATATTTATTGTTGATTCACCCTGATTTTCTTTGGGGAACTTCTCTGGCAAAGAAGATCAAATCTTATGAGTTTTTCAGTTACCAGATCAATGAAGCGCTTTTTCTTTCGGATAAGGAAGAGAAGATTATTGTGGATCTGTTTAAAAATATTGAAAAAGAATACCAGACGAACATCGATAAATTCACACAGGAGCTGATTGTTGCCCAACTCGAATTGTTCCTGATCTATGCCGAACGTTTTTATGAGCGTCAGTTTTTTACCCGGAAAAAATCCAGTCACGAATTGCTGGAAAGGTTTGAGGAAGTCCTTTCTCGATATTTTGAAAACGGTAACCTTATTGAAAACGGTATTCCTTCTGTAAAAGCCATTGCCGAACAGATGAATATTTCCCCTAATTATCTGGGAAGTTTATTACGAATTCACACCCAGCAAAATACGCAACAGCATATTCAGAATAAGATTATCGATACCGCCAAAGAACGTTTGAGTACAACGAATCTTTCTGTAAGCGAAATTGCTTACGAACTAGGGTTTGAGCATCCGCAGTCTTTTAGTAAGTTGTTTAAGCAGAAAACAAATCAGTCGCCGGGAGAGTTTAGAAGGTTGTTTAATTGA
- a CDS encoding SDR family NAD(P)-dependent oxidoreductase, with protein METTKVWFVTGASKGLGLALIKKLLEQNYRVAATTRNVQSIISEIGETSETFLPLEVSLTDNENVQSAIAKTIEHFGQLDVVVNNAGYGQLGTLEELSDKEARANFDVNVFGTLNVIRNAMPHLRQQRSGHIFNISSIGGYSGNFPGWGIYCSTKFAVAGLTEALAEEIKDFGVKATVVYPGYFRTDFLSKESVRTPENSIPEYEAARNSEQAHLDEINGNQPNDPDKGAEAIIAISEVENPPVHFLLGSGTDEYLNNKIQIITDDAKKWSELTFSTVI; from the coding sequence ATGGAAACAACAAAAGTATGGTTCGTGACAGGAGCTTCAAAAGGACTTGGATTAGCCTTAATCAAAAAATTATTAGAACAAAATTATCGCGTAGCTGCTACAACAAGAAATGTACAGTCTATTATTTCTGAAATCGGAGAAACTTCGGAAACATTTTTACCGCTTGAAGTGAGCTTAACGGATAATGAAAACGTACAATCCGCTATCGCTAAAACCATTGAACATTTCGGACAATTAGATGTTGTCGTAAACAATGCAGGTTACGGACAATTAGGTACATTGGAAGAGCTTTCTGACAAAGAAGCAAGAGCGAATTTTGATGTCAATGTTTTCGGAACACTGAACGTGATCAGAAATGCAATGCCTCATCTTCGTCAGCAAAGATCAGGACATATTTTCAACATCTCTTCTATCGGAGGATATTCAGGGAATTTTCCGGGATGGGGAATTTACTGTTCAACCAAATTTGCTGTAGCCGGACTAACTGAAGCTTTGGCTGAAGAAATTAAAGATTTTGGGGTAAAAGCAACTGTGGTGTATCCCGGCTATTTCAGAACAGATTTCTTATCAAAAGAATCCGTAAGAACTCCTGAAAATTCAATTCCTGAATATGAAGCGGCAAGAAATTCCGAACAGGCACATTTGGATGAAATTAACGGAAATCAGCCGAATGATCCTGATAAAGGTGCAGAAGCGATTATTGCTATCAGTGAAGTGGAAAATCCGCCGGTGCATTTCTTACTGGGAAGCGGTACAGATGAGTATCTGAATAATAAGATTCAGATTATTACAGATGATGCTAAAAAATGGAGTGAACTGACGTTTTCTACTGTGATCTAG
- a CDS encoding SDR family oxidoreductase has product MKTALITGANRSIGLETAKQLSAKGVFIYLGSRNLENGEKAVKTLHEQGFQNIKAIEIDVTNPESISKAKNMVENEQGKLDILINNAGILGNTPQQASDFSIQEIQTIFDTNFFGVISVTQAFLDLLKKSDSPRISNITSGLGSLTLHSDPSWKYYNIKTAGYGTSKAALNAYTIVLAYELKDLPFKVNVIDPGYTATDFNAHSGPGSVESAASFIIKHTLTNDQAPTGQYYSNDIEDETGISPW; this is encoded by the coding sequence ATGAAAACAGCATTAATTACAGGAGCCAACAGAAGTATTGGACTTGAAACAGCAAAACAGCTTTCAGCAAAAGGAGTATTCATTTATTTAGGAAGCCGCAATCTTGAAAACGGAGAAAAAGCCGTAAAAACATTGCATGAACAGGGATTTCAAAATATTAAAGCCATTGAAATTGATGTTACCAATCCAGAATCTATTTCAAAAGCAAAAAATATGGTAGAAAATGAGCAGGGAAAACTGGATATCCTGATCAACAATGCAGGAATTTTAGGAAATACACCTCAACAGGCTTCAGATTTTTCCATTCAGGAAATTCAGACCATTTTTGACACCAACTTCTTTGGAGTCATCAGTGTTACACAGGCTTTTCTTGATTTACTTAAAAAATCGGACAGCCCCAGAATCAGCAATATTACTTCTGGATTAGGTTCGCTAACCCTGCATAGCGATCCGTCCTGGAAATATTACAATATCAAAACGGCCGGTTACGGAACCTCAAAAGCCGCTCTGAATGCCTATACCATTGTTTTGGCTTACGAACTGAAAGATCTACCTTTTAAAGTAAACGTAATTGATCCCGGATATACAGCAACGGATTTCAATGCACACAGCGGTCCCGGATCTGTGGAAAGCGCAGCCTCTTTCATCATCAAGCATACTTTGACGAATGATCAGGCTCCAACCGGACAATATTACAGTAACGATATTGAGGACGAAACAGGAATCAGTCCTTGGTAA
- a CDS encoding Crp/Fnr family transcriptional regulator translates to MKELFDFMLRFGNLNQQQMDFIASKATELDLSKEEYFSEAGKIAKQVGFVVDGILRVCYYNNKSEEITKYFIEENNLVVDLESFDNQICSSAYVQAVTDCKMIIFQRKDWLELLQTIVGFDAIVHKIISRALIQKVERRSPLVSEDATTRYLKFLEIYPTAVNRIPLSYVASYLGVTQSSLSRIRKNIR, encoded by the coding sequence ATGAAAGAATTATTTGATTTTATGTTAAGATTCGGAAACCTGAATCAGCAGCAAATGGATTTCATTGCAAGTAAAGCTACGGAACTGGATCTTTCTAAAGAGGAATACTTTTCTGAAGCAGGGAAAATTGCAAAACAGGTCGGATTCGTTGTTGACGGGATTCTCCGGGTTTGCTATTACAACAATAAAAGTGAAGAAATTACGAAATATTTTATTGAAGAAAACAATCTCGTTGTAGATCTTGAAAGTTTTGACAATCAGATTTGTTCCAGTGCTTATGTTCAGGCCGTGACAGATTGTAAAATGATCATATTTCAACGAAAAGACTGGCTGGAACTTTTGCAGACCATTGTAGGTTTTGATGCGATTGTCCATAAGATTATTTCAAGAGCATTGATTCAAAAAGTAGAAAGAAGAAGTCCGCTGGTTTCAGAAGATGCTACAACCCGTTACCTAAAATTTCTGGAAATCTATCCTACTGCTGTCAACAGGATTCCGCTTTCTTATGTGGCTTCTTATTTGGGGGTCACCCAGTCTTCTTTAAGCAGAATCAGGAAGAATATAAGATAG